Proteins encoded by one window of Pseudomonadota bacterium:
- a CDS encoding patatin-like phospholipase family protein yields MRKRPQSEEQRAVKFRKSLEPNQSDIGIVLSGGGVRAAYQAGALKALAQVLGKDLDNTSIILGSSIGAVNGLVLGACLKTGINHGVDVLEDLWRHRTFSNTFAGSRTRAFLRAVRIATQQYLAPGPYSSNISVLDPSPLHIILDTVIKTNGGLHPQSRATSLKAVGVMTTMDGPQRKPLLFLSSHHKFSPEEVDGATFETCYVDELNAKHGFASAALPSILPPVELDTDLGKVRLVDGGISQNIPVDPAVRLGAHRLIIIDISGRAWWLNRYGEAHDTRPSWEVPAAEDTFCLRPPETLTIRNPGSLGQYLKQSVGGSHRRFMDACGALWPLFTLVKAKLGEEAAYEVMSYVALDPEYLNSLIEVGYHDTFSLLRRRAHNPFMAQEEDTVISEKGTTLVGA; encoded by the coding sequence ATGAGGAAACGCCCTCAATCTGAGGAACAAAGAGCGGTTAAATTCCGTAAATCACTTGAGCCAAATCAAAGTGACATTGGCATTGTTTTGTCCGGTGGTGGGGTGCGCGCGGCCTATCAAGCTGGCGCACTAAAGGCTCTTGCACAGGTGCTCGGCAAAGATCTCGACAACACCTCAATCATCCTCGGAAGCAGTATCGGAGCGGTCAATGGACTCGTGCTTGGGGCCTGCCTCAAGACCGGTATTAACCACGGTGTTGATGTCTTAGAAGATCTGTGGCGACACCGGACCTTCTCTAACACCTTTGCCGGCTCACGCACGCGCGCCTTTCTACGCGCCGTTCGTATCGCTACTCAACAATATCTGGCACCCGGCCCCTACAGCTCTAATATCTCCGTACTAGATCCCTCGCCGCTACACATAATACTCGATACGGTTATTAAGACTAACGGTGGGCTTCATCCACAATCGAGGGCCACCTCGCTCAAAGCTGTTGGCGTTATGACCACAATGGATGGGCCACAAAGAAAGCCCCTTCTTTTTCTCAGCTCTCACCACAAATTCTCGCCAGAAGAGGTAGATGGTGCGACCTTTGAAACCTGCTACGTAGATGAATTAAACGCCAAGCACGGCTTCGCCTCAGCCGCCCTGCCCTCAATCCTGCCCCCTGTTGAACTCGATACCGATCTCGGCAAGGTACGACTCGTTGATGGTGGCATATCCCAGAATATTCCGGTCGATCCCGCCGTAAGACTTGGTGCTCACAGATTAATAATCATCGATATCTCAGGACGGGCCTGGTGGCTTAATCGCTACGGCGAGGCGCACGACACACGACCAAGCTGGGAGGTTCCGGCCGCAGAGGATACCTTCTGCCTGCGACCACCAGAGACCCTCACAATTCGAAATCCAGGCAGCCTAGGGCAATATTTAAAGCAGTCGGTAGGTGGCTCGCACAGACGCTTTATGGACGCCTGCGGGGCACTGTGGCCGCTCTTTACCCTAGTAAAGGCCAAATTGGGCGAAGAGGCTGCGTATGAGGTGATGTCCTACGTAGCGCTTGATCCGGAGTATCTAAACTCACTAATTGAGGTCGGCTACCACGATACCTTCTCACTCCTTCGTCGTCGTGCTCACAATCCATTCATGGCGCAGGAAGAGGATACTGTTATCAGCGAAAAGGGAACTACCCTGGTTGGAGCTTAA